Proteins from a single region of Pseudodesulfovibrio portus:
- the nifD gene encoding nitrogenase molybdenum-iron protein alpha chain, with the protein MAKTKKVVQLMPTDIKEELLAKYPPKVARKRAKQIMINEATESEAPSEILANVRTIPGIITMRGCTYAGCKGVIMGPTRDIVNITHGPIGCGFYSWLTRRNQTDPGPDGDNYMPYCFSTDMQDQDIIFGGEKKLAAAIEEAYELFHPKGICVFATCPVGLIGDDIHAVCKKMKAKFGDCNVFAFSCEGYKGVSQSAGHHIANNQVFSHLVGENETPPEGEYKINLLGEYNIGGDGFEIDRILKKCGITNVSTFSGNSSYEQFASAQHADLDCVMCHRSINYVADMLETKYGIPWIKVNFIGAESTAKSLRKIGEYFADKKLIDRIEAVIAEEMPDVEAARAEVLPNTEGKTAMLFVGGSRAHHYQDLFSEMGMKTLSAGYEFAHRDDYEGRHVIPDLKVDADSRNIEEIEVEADPELYNPRKTPDEIKALEDAGYKFKHYAGLNEQMDKGTIVIDDLNQYEAEKLVELLKPDVFCAGIKEKYSIQKTGVPMKQLHSYDSGGPYAGFKGAINFYHEIDRLVSSKVWSYMKAPWQESPELTGTFVWE; encoded by the coding sequence ATGGCCAAGACCAAGAAAGTGGTGCAGCTGATGCCTACGGACATCAAGGAGGAGCTTCTCGCGAAGTACCCCCCGAAGGTGGCCCGCAAGCGCGCCAAGCAGATAATGATCAATGAGGCCACGGAATCGGAGGCCCCGTCCGAGATTCTGGCCAACGTCCGCACCATTCCGGGTATCATCACCATGCGCGGCTGCACCTACGCAGGCTGCAAGGGCGTCATCATGGGCCCCACCCGCGACATCGTGAACATCACCCACGGCCCCATCGGATGCGGATTCTATTCCTGGCTCACCCGCCGCAACCAGACCGACCCCGGTCCTGACGGCGACAACTACATGCCCTACTGCTTCTCCACGGACATGCAGGATCAGGACATCATCTTCGGCGGCGAGAAGAAGCTGGCCGCCGCCATCGAGGAAGCCTACGAGCTGTTCCACCCCAAGGGCATCTGCGTGTTCGCGACCTGTCCGGTCGGGCTCATCGGCGACGACATTCACGCCGTGTGCAAGAAGATGAAGGCGAAGTTCGGCGACTGCAACGTGTTTGCCTTCTCCTGTGAAGGCTACAAGGGCGTTTCCCAGTCCGCCGGTCACCACATCGCCAACAACCAGGTCTTCTCCCATCTGGTGGGCGAAAACGAGACCCCGCCCGAGGGCGAGTACAAGATCAACCTCCTGGGCGAGTACAACATCGGCGGTGACGGGTTCGAGATCGACCGCATCCTCAAGAAGTGCGGCATCACCAACGTCTCCACCTTCTCCGGCAACTCCAGCTACGAGCAGTTCGCCTCGGCGCAGCACGCCGATCTCGACTGCGTCATGTGCCACCGGTCCATCAACTACGTGGCCGACATGCTGGAGACCAAGTACGGCATCCCCTGGATCAAGGTGAACTTCATCGGCGCCGAATCCACGGCCAAGTCCCTGCGCAAGATCGGTGAATACTTCGCCGACAAGAAGCTCATCGACCGCATCGAAGCAGTGATCGCCGAGGAAATGCCCGACGTCGAGGCCGCCAGGGCGGAAGTCCTGCCGAACACCGAAGGCAAGACCGCCATGCTGTTCGTCGGCGGCTCCCGCGCCCACCACTACCAGGATCTGTTCTCCGAGATGGGCATGAAGACCCTGTCCGCCGGATACGAGTTCGCCCACCGGGACGACTACGAAGGCCGTCACGTCATTCCCGACCTCAAGGTGGATGCCGACTCCCGCAACATCGAGGAGATCGAGGTCGAGGCCGATCCGGAGCTCTACAATCCGCGCAAGACGCCCGACGAGATCAAGGCCCTGGAAGACGCAGGGTACAAGTTCAAGCACTACGCCGGTTTGAACGAGCAGATGGACAAGGGCACGATCGTCATCGACGACCTCAACCAGTACGAAGCCGAGAAGCTGGTGGAACTCCTCAAGCCCGACGTGTTCTGCGCGGGCATCAAGGAGAAGTACTCCATCCAGAAGACCGGTGTTCCCATGAAGCAGTTGCACAGCTACGACTCCGGCGGTCCCTATGCCGGATTCAAGGGCGCGATCAACTTCTACCACGAAATAGACCGGTTGGTGAGTTCCAAGGTGTGGTCCTACATGAAGGCCCCTTGGCAGGAGAGTCCCGAACTGACCGGAACATTTGTTTGGGAATAG
- a CDS encoding P-II family nitrogen regulator, whose protein sequence is MKEVIAVVRMNMMNKTKAALSEAGVDAFFAHEAQGRGKGFVNASLLQGAESGYEEAAEVLGEKGKLYPKRMVTVVVADDLVADVVEAIVEVNQTGKPGDGKIFVLPVGDAVRVRTAETGAKAIA, encoded by the coding sequence ATGAAGGAAGTTATCGCAGTTGTGCGCATGAACATGATGAACAAGACCAAAGCCGCTTTGAGCGAGGCCGGTGTGGACGCATTCTTCGCCCACGAAGCCCAGGGACGCGGCAAGGGGTTCGTCAATGCAAGCCTGCTCCAGGGCGCTGAAAGCGGATACGAAGAAGCCGCCGAAGTGCTCGGAGAGAAGGGCAAGCTGTATCCGAAGCGCATGGTAACGGTAGTGGTCGCCGACGATCTGGTCGCGGATGTGGTGGAAGCCATTGTCGAAGTGAACCAGACCGGCAAGCCTGGTGACGGCAAGATATTCGTCCTCCCCGTTGGCGACGCGGTTCGCGTCCGTACGGCGGAAACCGGCGCAAAGGCAATCGCTTAG
- a CDS encoding P-II family nitrogen regulator, producing MMIMVRAIVRPEKADDVLAALMDNGFPAVTKYSVAGRGKQRGIKIGEVTYDEIPKTMLMSVVNAADKEFVITTIMDAARSGTKGAFGDGKIFVSEVEDVYTISSGVNDTAAAGEEAA from the coding sequence ATGATGATCATGGTACGAGCAATAGTGCGGCCCGAAAAAGCCGATGATGTCCTGGCCGCCCTGATGGACAACGGCTTTCCCGCTGTCACCAAGTATTCCGTGGCCGGTCGCGGCAAGCAGCGCGGCATCAAGATCGGCGAGGTCACCTACGACGAAATCCCCAAGACCATGCTCATGAGCGTCGTCAATGCGGCTGACAAGGAATTCGTCATCACCACCATCATGGACGCTGCCCGCTCCGGCACCAAGGGTGCTTTCGGCGACGGCAAGATATTCGTCTCCGAGGTGGAGGACGTCTACACCATCAGTTCCGGTGTGAACGACACTGCCGCAGCCGGCGAGGAGGCCGCATAA
- the nifH gene encoding nitrogenase iron protein: MRKVAIYGKGGIGKSTTTQNTVAGLAEMGRKVMVVGCDPKADSTRLLLGGLAQKSVLDTLREEGEDVELEDIRKPGFGGTWCVESGGPEPGVGCAGRGIITSINMLESLGAYEESEGLDYAFYDVLGDVVCGGFAMPIRDGKAEEIYIVCSGEMMAMYAANNICKGIMKYAESGGVRLGGLICNSRNTDREADLITELAAKLGTQMIYFVPRDNDVQRAEINRKTVIEWDGSVPQANEYRGLAKAIDENEMFVIPNPLEIEDLEQLLLDYGIMEAA, translated from the coding sequence ATGAGGAAAGTAGCTATCTACGGAAAGGGCGGAATCGGAAAGTCCACAACCACTCAGAACACTGTCGCCGGTCTGGCGGAAATGGGCCGCAAGGTCATGGTCGTCGGCTGTGACCCCAAAGCGGACTCGACCCGGCTGCTGCTCGGCGGCCTGGCACAGAAGTCGGTGCTCGATACCCTTCGCGAAGAAGGCGAGGACGTGGAACTCGAGGATATCCGCAAGCCCGGTTTCGGCGGCACCTGGTGTGTCGAGTCCGGCGGCCCGGAACCCGGCGTCGGCTGTGCCGGTCGGGGTATCATCACCTCCATCAACATGCTGGAGTCCCTGGGTGCCTATGAAGAGTCCGAAGGTCTCGACTACGCCTTCTACGACGTCCTCGGCGACGTTGTCTGCGGTGGTTTCGCCATGCCCATCCGCGACGGCAAGGCTGAAGAAATCTACATCGTCTGTTCCGGTGAAATGATGGCCATGTACGCGGCCAACAACATCTGCAAAGGCATCATGAAGTACGCGGAATCCGGCGGCGTCCGTCTGGGCGGCCTGATCTGCAACTCCCGTAACACCGACCGCGAAGCCGACCTCATCACCGAGCTGGCTGCCAAGCTCGGCACCCAGATGATCTACTTCGTGCCCCGCGACAACGACGTCCAGCGCGCCGAGATCAACCGCAAAACCGTCATCGAGTGGGACGGCTCCGTCCCGCAGGCGAACGAGTACCGCGGCCTGGCCAAAGCCATCGACGAAAACGAGATGTTCGTCATCCCGAATCCGCTGGAAATCGAAGATCTCGAACAGCTTCTTCTCGACTACGGCATCATGGAAGCAGCGTAA
- a CDS encoding LeuA family protein, giving the protein MLIDTTLREGAQLFGAYFSMEARQRIVAGLLELKADEVELGWVGQDGLAELISWARPRAGKTRLSVWAPCREADVRAAAGLGADRINIGVPVSDLHIERRLGTDREGLLERLARTVLVAGLLGIDYVSVGLEDVSRADTDFALRTAGLARSVGASRVRLSDSLGILTPMETDGLVRTFRENLDLDLAVHCHDDFGMATANSLTALSAGANFADASLLGIGERSGIAATEELATYLTLKEESHAYEVDGIRELCRFVSEAAGVPIARTKAVAGQDIFACESGLHAHALSKAPELFEPFDPARIGADRAVAVGGKSGRAAIVSALEQSGLEADRRDIPALVDSVRKLAWELERPLTATELAALAKN; this is encoded by the coding sequence ATGTTGATCGATACGACACTCAGAGAAGGAGCCCAGCTCTTCGGCGCCTATTTCTCCATGGAAGCCAGGCAGCGGATCGTCGCCGGACTCCTGGAGTTGAAAGCGGACGAGGTGGAACTCGGCTGGGTCGGCCAGGACGGCCTGGCTGAACTCATCAGCTGGGCGCGGCCCCGTGCCGGGAAAACCAGACTCTCGGTCTGGGCCCCCTGCCGCGAGGCGGACGTCCGGGCCGCAGCCGGACTCGGCGCGGACAGGATCAACATCGGTGTCCCGGTTTCCGACCTGCACATCGAGCGACGCCTCGGAACCGACCGCGAGGGGCTGCTTGAACGCCTGGCCCGCACCGTTCTCGTGGCCGGGCTTTTGGGCATCGACTACGTTTCCGTGGGCCTGGAAGACGTTTCCAGGGCAGACACGGACTTTGCCTTGCGAACGGCCGGGCTGGCGCGGAGTGTGGGCGCATCCCGCGTCCGCCTGTCCGACTCCCTTGGCATCCTCACTCCCATGGAAACGGACGGCCTGGTCCGCACCTTCAGGGAGAATCTCGACCTGGACCTGGCCGTGCACTGCCACGACGATTTCGGCATGGCCACGGCCAACAGCCTGACCGCGCTGTCGGCAGGGGCGAACTTCGCCGACGCCAGCCTTCTCGGCATCGGCGAGCGGTCCGGCATCGCGGCCACCGAGGAACTGGCAACCTATCTGACCCTCAAGGAGGAAAGCCATGCGTATGAAGTTGACGGGATTCGTGAACTGTGTCGTTTCGTCTCTGAAGCTGCCGGGGTGCCGATTGCCCGGACCAAGGCGGTCGCCGGGCAGGACATTTTCGCTTGCGAGTCGGGGCTGCACGCCCACGCCCTCAGCAAGGCGCCGGAACTCTTTGAGCCTTTCGATCCCGCGAGGATCGGCGCAGACCGCGCTGTCGCGGTTGGCGGCAAGAGCGGGCGCGCGGCCATCGTCTCCGCCCTTGAGCAAAGCGGTCTTGAAGCGGATCGCCGGGATATACCGGCCCTTGTCGATTCGGTAAGGAAACTGGCCTGGGAGCTGGAACGCCCCCTGACCGCCACGGAACTGGCCGCCCTGGCCAAGAACTAG
- a CDS encoding phosphatase domain-containing putative toxin, translating into MFGRKKKDAPAYQVTWVTDQLGVGHAPMSHPQLDAIRKQGVDAILNLCGEFCDLHDIEKDAGFEVRYLPLEDEEAPGLIELEKTLEWLDEAIYLGKKVLIHCRHGIGRTGTVLNAYLLRRGLGHKLAGQALKKLKSKPANFVQWRTIRKYGKAAGQLHVREPSLEFKRLVDLSPFFNDYGELVQRVEESGQNVDGLACGLDHSQCCTTPVSLTLAEAVHISHRMNLELTNEERLAVIERAVATAQAERKTARDMDGGGDFCLSQSGSACPLLADGKCLLFDYRPLQCRAFGLDQSDVGGLWGELINPALSKISAEIWFAYTGAMAKGGLPHFALPDVVSGKFVETVFKYMMEQGLE; encoded by the coding sequence ATGTTCGGTAGAAAGAAGAAGGATGCCCCGGCCTATCAGGTGACCTGGGTCACGGACCAGCTCGGCGTGGGCCATGCGCCCATGAGCCACCCCCAGCTCGACGCCATCCGCAAGCAGGGCGTTGACGCCATCCTCAACCTGTGCGGCGAGTTCTGCGACCTGCACGACATCGAGAAGGATGCCGGGTTCGAGGTCCGCTACCTGCCGCTGGAGGACGAGGAGGCCCCGGGCCTCATCGAGCTGGAAAAGACCCTGGAATGGCTGGACGAGGCCATCTATCTCGGCAAGAAGGTGCTCATCCACTGCCGCCACGGCATCGGGCGCACCGGCACCGTGCTCAACGCCTACCTGCTGCGCCGCGGCCTGGGCCACAAGCTGGCGGGCCAGGCGCTGAAAAAGCTCAAGTCCAAGCCCGCCAATTTCGTGCAGTGGCGGACCATCCGCAAGTACGGCAAGGCCGCCGGGCAGCTTCACGTGCGCGAGCCGTCGCTGGAGTTCAAGCGGTTGGTGGACCTGTCGCCTTTTTTCAATGATTACGGAGAGCTGGTCCAGCGCGTCGAGGAGAGCGGCCAGAACGTGGACGGTCTCGCCTGCGGCCTGGACCACAGCCAGTGCTGCACCACACCGGTCAGCCTGACCCTGGCCGAGGCCGTGCACATCTCCCACCGCATGAACCTGGAACTGACCAATGAGGAGCGGCTGGCGGTCATCGAGCGGGCCGTGGCGACCGCCCAGGCCGAGCGCAAGACGGCCAGGGACATGGACGGCGGCGGCGACTTCTGCCTGTCCCAGTCCGGGTCGGCCTGCCCGTTGCTCGCGGACGGCAAGTGCCTGCTCTTCGATTACCGCCCGTTGCAGTGCCGCGCCTTCGGCCTGGATCAGAGCGACGTGGGCGGGTTGTGGGGCGAATTGATCAACCCTGCGTTGAGCAAGATATCGGCCGAAATCTGGTTTGCCTACACCGGGGCCATGGCCAAGGGGGGCCTCCCCCATTTCGCCCTGCCCGACGTGGTTTCCGGCAAGTTCGTGGAAACCGTGTTCAAATACATGATGGAGCAGGGGCTGGAGTAA
- a CDS encoding PEP/pyruvate-binding domain-containing protein, which produces MPFTQLFTHWTYQLFAPGTLLRRKYEAFKSLLAQDAIALELIADLEEVFYGKTLADRQRAVWMTQQLSEAVSIMAGKLVEMNPTRYMDLPEYFRKIDFYVRMGMELEEPEVGPPYILSLEEAALFPRLAGGKAYNLGRAKIEGGAPVPLGFVVTANAYNYFLDFNGLTDEIESRLRQMVVGDRDLLVRLTAEMQELIMAAEVPEEIARGIRFGVSEIIEGDDLIAVRSSALAEDGEISFAGQYASELNVQPNDVLEAYKRVLAGKNCPRAVAYRISNGLTDSQTAMAVLVIPMVDADTAGVAYSRDPDCRGANAIGVYGVRGLGNELVDGSISPDKATLTREETPKLNVDCTPDTGGLPSEETLARLGSIAMQLERALGCPQDIEWAEDVTGELFILQSRPLQSEREEAYENQEPLGVKPLVDGLERASTGAGCGEIYFASTGERIARIPEGAVVVTKTLQPSLLTFISRMNGVISDTGSRASHFASVARESGVPVVVGKVDYPFEPGQLVTVDGTNGAVFDGCVEAIMTRAREGEQISQRVVEQYSKVAPLAVKLNLTDPQAEDFTPAGCKSLHDVVRFCHEKSVNEMFSVMDKRGRGMLRAKRLKTNLPLVMYVLDLGDGFFENAAEGKTVSPQDIKSRPMWALWYGLSDDRVRWPERLTHMDWEEFDKVSAGIFSFDSRLLASYGLVSDNYLHLMIRFGYHFSVVDSVCGPDAGANYINFRFKGGGAGFDQRLLRLEFIRRVLERYGFETRTRGDMIDAKFARQGENETRRLLVRLGYLMAVTRLMDMRMENEAQVAQEVERFIVDAENRDVR; this is translated from the coding sequence TTGCCGTTCACCCAACTCTTCACGCATTGGACGTACCAGCTTTTCGCGCCCGGCACCCTGCTCAGACGCAAGTACGAGGCGTTCAAGTCGCTTTTGGCGCAGGACGCCATTGCGCTCGAACTGATCGCCGACCTTGAGGAGGTGTTCTACGGCAAGACCCTGGCCGACCGGCAGCGGGCCGTGTGGATGACCCAGCAACTCTCAGAAGCCGTGTCCATCATGGCCGGGAAACTGGTGGAGATGAATCCCACCCGGTACATGGACCTGCCCGAATATTTTCGCAAGATCGACTTCTACGTGCGCATGGGCATGGAGTTGGAGGAACCGGAGGTGGGGCCGCCCTACATCCTGTCCCTTGAAGAGGCCGCCTTGTTCCCGCGCCTGGCGGGCGGCAAGGCGTACAATCTGGGCCGGGCCAAGATAGAAGGTGGGGCACCGGTTCCGCTCGGATTCGTGGTTACCGCCAATGCGTACAATTATTTCCTTGATTTCAACGGGTTGACCGATGAAATCGAGAGCCGCTTGCGGCAGATGGTGGTGGGCGACCGTGACCTGCTGGTCCGGCTGACCGCTGAAATGCAGGAGTTGATCATGGCCGCCGAGGTGCCCGAGGAGATCGCCAGGGGCATCCGCTTCGGCGTGTCCGAGATCATCGAGGGCGACGACCTGATCGCGGTCCGGTCCAGCGCCCTGGCCGAGGACGGCGAGATTTCCTTTGCCGGGCAGTACGCTTCGGAGCTCAACGTCCAGCCCAACGACGTGCTGGAGGCGTACAAGCGGGTCCTGGCGGGCAAGAATTGTCCCCGGGCCGTGGCCTATCGCATCTCCAACGGGCTGACGGACAGCCAGACGGCCATGGCCGTGCTGGTCATCCCCATGGTGGACGCCGATACCGCTGGCGTGGCCTACTCCCGCGACCCGGACTGCCGGGGCGCCAACGCCATCGGCGTGTACGGCGTGCGTGGCCTGGGCAATGAGCTGGTGGACGGCTCCATCTCGCCGGACAAGGCGACCCTGACCCGGGAGGAGACGCCGAAGCTCAATGTGGATTGCACCCCGGACACGGGCGGGCTGCCGTCCGAAGAGACCTTGGCCCGGCTCGGCTCCATCGCCATGCAGCTGGAGCGGGCCCTGGGCTGTCCCCAGGATATCGAATGGGCCGAGGATGTCACCGGCGAGCTTTTCATCCTGCAGAGCCGTCCCCTGCAATCCGAGCGGGAGGAGGCTTATGAGAATCAGGAACCTCTGGGCGTCAAGCCCCTGGTCGACGGGTTGGAGCGGGCTTCCACAGGGGCCGGCTGCGGCGAGATATATTTTGCTTCAACGGGCGAGCGCATCGCCCGGATACCCGAGGGCGCGGTGGTCGTCACCAAGACGCTGCAGCCGTCGCTCCTGACCTTCATCAGCCGCATGAACGGCGTTATCTCGGACACGGGCAGCCGGGCCAGCCATTTCGCGTCCGTGGCCCGCGAGTCGGGCGTGCCGGTGGTGGTGGGCAAGGTGGACTATCCGTTCGAGCCGGGCCAGCTCGTGACCGTGGACGGAACGAACGGCGCGGTCTTTGACGGATGCGTCGAGGCGATCATGACCCGCGCCCGCGAGGGAGAGCAGATCTCGCAGCGGGTGGTGGAGCAGTATTCCAAGGTCGCGCCCCTGGCCGTGAAACTCAACCTTACCGACCCGCAGGCCGAGGACTTCACGCCCGCCGGTTGCAAGTCTCTGCACGACGTGGTCCGGTTTTGCCACGAAAAGTCCGTGAACGAGATGTTCTCGGTCATGGACAAGCGCGGACGGGGAATGCTCCGGGCCAAGCGGCTGAAGACCAACCTGCCGCTGGTCATGTACGTCCTCGACCTCGGCGACGGTTTTTTCGAGAACGCGGCCGAGGGCAAGACCGTGTCTCCCCAGGACATCAAGAGCCGACCCATGTGGGCGTTGTGGTACGGGTTGTCGGATGATCGCGTCCGCTGGCCCGAGCGGCTGACCCATATGGACTGGGAGGAGTTCGACAAGGTGTCGGCGGGCATCTTCAGCTTCGATTCCCGGCTGCTGGCCAGCTACGGCCTGGTGTCCGACAACTACCTCCACCTGATGATCCGGTTCGGCTACCACTTTTCGGTGGTGGACTCGGTCTGCGGCCCGGACGCCGGGGCCAATTACATCAATTTCCGCTTCAAGGGCGGCGGCGCGGGTTTCGACCAGCGGCTGCTCCGGCTGGAATTCATCCGCCGGGTACTCGAGCGCTACGGTTTCGAAACCCGGACGCGCGGCGACATGATCGACGCCAAGTTCGCCCGTCAGGGGGAGAACGAGACGCGCCGCCTGCTGGTGCGGTTGGGCTATCTCATGGCCGTGACCCGGCTCATGGACATGCGCATGGAGAACGAGGCGCAGGTGGCTCAGGAGGTGGAGCGGTTTATCGTAGACGCGGAGAACCGGGATGTTCGGTAG
- a CDS encoding response regulator encodes MANILVLDDISDAGVLVKRILERQGHKVANFTEEEDALKYAAANPVELAILDIKLKKMTGVEALEEFKKINPGMKAIMLTGYPTLETARESLRLGAQEYCVKPINKEELETKVAEVLEG; translated from the coding sequence ATGGCGAATATACTGGTATTGGACGACATTTCCGACGCAGGCGTGCTGGTCAAGCGCATCCTGGAGCGCCAGGGACACAAGGTGGCCAACTTCACCGAGGAGGAGGACGCCCTCAAGTACGCGGCTGCCAACCCCGTGGAGCTGGCCATTCTGGACATCAAGCTCAAGAAGATGACCGGAGTGGAGGCCCTTGAGGAGTTCAAGAAGATCAACCCGGGCATGAAGGCGATCATGCTCACCGGCTACCCGACCCTGGAAACGGCGCGCGAGTCCCTCCGGCTTGGAGCGCAGGAGTATTGCGTCAAGCCCATCAACAAGGAAGAACTGGAGACCAAGGTCGCCGAGGTCCTGGAGGGATAA
- a CDS encoding ATP-binding protein, with protein MRLFPRLRFRTKLNLGISGILIVMAILLLPIVGTMNARSLVDEARRRGTALVESLAARAVDPMLARDFLRLKNMVDEQNRVEDVVYAFLRDQDGHVLAHTFQKGFPVDLLAVNQRVAESGPSIVLLADGSRRIYDFMAPVRVADGHIGTVRIGLSRARINRAVQQQITIMAGLFAGVLIIATTMGTYFARRVTARLGRLRSHAEDMLTGNLDTMSAPASGVHCWEKQQCNTFQCPAYGERQRRCWYIAGTMCPDCNNEDSFQCRLESCRKCAVYRENAGDEIQDLAETFDVMALSLKRHIDELRDAERNLRDQQRLTRTILDVTPDRVSLVDGTMRYQGCNKSFAESVGVPLDEVVGKTDFDLFYEAEAEERHLAGRDILTSGRRLDTQIQVRGEKGDRWFHVVSIPVHAEDGRIVGLLRTDRDITDIKGFENQLIQAQKMESLGLMAGGVAHEINTPLGIILGYSQLLQEDVEEGSQIQQDLAIIEKQAQVCKKIVADLLGFSRQSESAKREMCFNNSVLEAVSLVRHTFELDNVTILTQMDDRFPIIYGDPEKLKQVWINLLNNARDAMDGKGGTILIRTKLDTPAGIVSVWVADSGEGIPEDALEKIFDPFYSTKSVGQGTGLGLSVSFGIIEDHDGEIHADSPVPEDFGFPYMDEAEKGPGTVFEINLPLDHSSDTAESAEE; from the coding sequence ATGCGACTCTTCCCCCGGCTTCGTTTCCGCACCAAGCTCAACCTGGGCATTTCGGGCATTCTCATTGTCATGGCCATCTTGCTGTTGCCCATCGTGGGCACCATGAACGCACGGTCCCTGGTGGACGAGGCGAGGCGGCGCGGCACCGCACTGGTCGAGAGCTTGGCCGCCCGGGCCGTGGACCCCATGCTGGCCCGCGACTTCCTGCGGCTCAAGAACATGGTGGACGAGCAGAACCGGGTGGAGGACGTGGTCTACGCCTTTCTCCGCGACCAGGACGGGCACGTCCTGGCCCATACCTTCCAGAAGGGGTTCCCGGTGGACCTGCTGGCTGTGAACCAGCGGGTGGCCGAGAGCGGCCCCAGCATCGTCCTCCTGGCCGACGGCTCCCGGCGCATCTATGATTTCATGGCACCGGTGCGGGTGGCCGACGGTCACATCGGCACGGTGCGCATCGGGCTGTCCAGGGCGCGCATCAACCGGGCCGTGCAGCAGCAGATCACCATCATGGCCGGGCTGTTTGCGGGCGTCCTGATCATTGCCACGACCATGGGCACGTATTTCGCGCGTCGGGTCACGGCCCGGCTGGGCCGGTTGCGGTCCCACGCCGAGGACATGCTCACGGGCAACCTGGACACCATGTCCGCCCCGGCGAGCGGCGTCCATTGCTGGGAGAAGCAGCAGTGCAACACCTTCCAGTGTCCCGCCTATGGGGAGCGACAGCGGCGGTGCTGGTACATCGCCGGGACCATGTGCCCCGACTGCAACAACGAAGACAGCTTCCAGTGCCGCCTGGAGTCCTGCCGCAAGTGCGCGGTCTACCGGGAGAATGCGGGCGACGAGATCCAGGATCTGGCCGAGACCTTCGACGTCATGGCCCTGTCGCTCAAGCGGCATATCGATGAGTTGCGGGACGCCGAACGCAACCTCCGCGACCAGCAGCGTCTCACGCGCACCATCCTGGACGTTACCCCGGACCGCGTCTCCCTGGTGGACGGCACCATGCGCTACCAGGGGTGCAACAAGTCCTTTGCCGAATCCGTGGGCGTGCCCCTGGACGAGGTGGTCGGCAAGACCGACTTCGATCTTTTTTACGAGGCCGAGGCCGAGGAGCGGCATCTGGCCGGACGCGACATCCTGACCTCGGGCCGCCGCCTGGACACCCAGATCCAGGTGCGGGGGGAAAAGGGCGACCGCTGGTTCCACGTGGTCTCCATCCCGGTCCACGCCGAGGACGGCCGCATCGTCGGTCTGCTGCGCACGGACCGCGACATCACGGACATCAAGGGGTTCGAGAACCAGCTCATCCAGGCCCAGAAGATGGAATCCCTCGGCCTGATGGCCGGCGGCGTGGCCCATGAGATCAACACCCCGCTGGGCATCATCCTCGGCTACTCCCAATTGCTGCAGGAGGATGTCGAGGAGGGCAGCCAGATTCAGCAGGACCTGGCCATCATCGAAAAGCAGGCCCAGGTGTGCAAGAAGATCGTGGCCGACCTGCTCGGCTTTTCGCGCCAGAGCGAATCAGCCAAGCGGGAGATGTGCTTCAACAACTCCGTACTGGAGGCGGTCAGCCTGGTGCGCCACACCTTCGAGCTGGACAATGTGACGATCCTGACCCAGATGGACGACCGCTTCCCGATCATCTACGGGGACCCGGAAAAACTGAAGCAGGTCTGGATCAACCTGCTCAACAACGCACGCGACGCCATGGACGGCAAGGGCGGGACCATTCTCATCCGGACCAAGCTGGACACCCCGGCGGGCATCGTGTCCGTGTGGGTGGCCGACAGCGGCGAGGGCATCCCGGAGGATGCCCTGGAAAAGATTTTCGATCCCTTCTATTCCACAAAGTCCGTGGGACAGGGGACCGGCCTGGGGCTGTCCGTTTCCTTCGGCATCATCGAGGATCACGACGGCGAAATCCATGCCGACAGCCCCGTGCCCGAGGACTTCGGCTTCCCCTACATGGACGAGGCGGAAAAAGGACCGGGCACGGTTTTCGAAATCAACCTGCCGCTGGATCACTCCAGCGATACGGCGGAATCCGCAGAGGAGTAA